From Streptomyces sp. Edi4, one genomic window encodes:
- a CDS encoding helix-turn-helix domain-containing protein: MEARTPRPGVPVRGSASGRPIMAALDLLGRRWAMRVLWELSQSPAGFRELQRRCGQMSSSVLSTRITELTEAGLLTLDDAAYHLTRLGRDLVEALSPLDAWSRRWAKETEAGAAGASEG; this comes from the coding sequence ATGGAAGCCAGAACTCCTCGGCCCGGTGTGCCGGTACGGGGGTCCGCGTCGGGGCGCCCGATCATGGCCGCGCTCGACCTGCTCGGGCGGCGCTGGGCGATGCGCGTGCTGTGGGAGCTGAGCCAAAGCCCGGCGGGATTCCGGGAGTTGCAGCGGCGCTGCGGGCAGATGTCCTCCAGCGTGCTGAGCACCCGGATCACCGAGCTGACCGAGGCCGGACTGCTCACCCTGGACGACGCCGCCTACCACCTCACCCGGCTCGGCCGGGACCTCGTCGAGGCGCTGAGTCCGCTGGACGCGTGGAGCAGGCGATGGGCGAAGGAAACGGAGGCCGGTGCGGCGGGGGCGTCCGAGGGGTGA
- a CDS encoding LysR substrate-binding domain-containing protein, whose translation MLDLARLRALHAVHVHGSVAAAAAALGYTPSAISQQITKLERETRTTLLERKGRGIALTEDALQLASAAQELLAIVERTETTLEERRGQPTGVLSVGAFATAARGLLPTALAALAREHPTLQTRLSEVDPHISVDLVAKGLIDLAVAHDWDIAPLPAPDGVQHAPIGDDHCDILVPAGHPLAARPAIRRADLAHEPWICQPPGSVCHDWLVRTLRADGHEPDLRHQAAEYHTQLALVAAGLGIALVPRLGRGPLPEGVVALPLTPVPTRRLYALWRTGAARRPAIKAAVQALRDAWAAEPDAPGPAPEPDASPRPAPEPDAPRPSPRPAH comes from the coding sequence GTGCTCGATCTCGCCCGGCTGCGCGCGCTGCACGCGGTCCACGTCCACGGTTCGGTGGCCGCCGCTGCCGCCGCGCTCGGCTACACCCCCTCCGCGATCTCCCAGCAGATCACCAAGCTGGAACGCGAAACCCGTACCACCCTGCTCGAACGCAAGGGCCGGGGCATCGCCCTCACCGAGGACGCCCTCCAACTGGCGTCGGCAGCGCAGGAGTTGCTGGCCATCGTCGAGCGTACGGAGACCACGCTCGAAGAGCGGCGCGGACAGCCCACCGGCGTGCTGAGTGTCGGCGCGTTCGCCACCGCCGCGCGCGGACTGCTTCCCACAGCGCTCGCCGCCCTCGCCCGCGAACACCCCACCCTGCAAACGCGGTTGTCCGAAGTCGATCCGCACATTTCCGTCGACCTCGTCGCCAAGGGCCTCATCGACCTGGCCGTCGCCCACGACTGGGACATCGCCCCGCTGCCCGCCCCCGACGGCGTCCAGCACGCGCCCATCGGCGACGACCACTGCGACATCCTGGTCCCGGCCGGCCATCCCCTCGCCGCCCGCCCCGCAATCCGCCGCGCCGACCTCGCCCACGAACCCTGGATCTGCCAGCCGCCGGGCTCGGTCTGTCACGACTGGCTCGTCCGCACCCTGCGCGCCGACGGCCACGAGCCCGATCTGCGTCACCAGGCGGCCGAGTACCACACCCAACTCGCCCTGGTGGCCGCCGGGTTGGGCATCGCGCTCGTGCCGCGTCTGGGCCGGGGCCCGCTCCCCGAAGGCGTCGTCGCCCTGCCCCTCACCCCCGTACCGACCCGCCGCCTGTACGCCCTGTGGCGCACCGGCGCGGCCCGCCGCCCCGCGATCAAGGCAGCGGTCCAGGCGCTGCGCGACGCGTGGGCCGCCGAACCGGATGCGCCCGGCCCGGCGCCCGAGCCGGATGCGTCGCCCCGCCCGGCGCCCGAGCCGGATGCGCCCCGCCCGTCGCCCCGCCCGGCCCACTGA
- a CDS encoding dihydrodipicolinate synthase family protein → MSLLLPGPSGTTRRHEPRADPLAFAPGPPARSRTVFAAAHVVADSRADLAPGAPAAVDWDATLAFRRHLWSHGLGVAEAMDTAQRGMGLDWPTAAELIRRSALEAAAVGGRIACGVGTDQLGTVQLGSGGLGSGGLAEVRAAYEDQLAHVEGAGAQPILMASRALAAAARGAEDYLAVYGHLLRQASAPVILHWLGPMFDPALDGYWGSSDLAAATDTFLDVIAAHPDKVDGVKVSLLDARREVELRRRLPEGVRCYTGDDFHYPELIAGDEHGFSHALLGAFDPLGPLAARAVRLLDEGDTDAFRAALDPTLALARHLFEPPTRFYKTGVVFLAWLAGHQTHFTMVGGLQSARSLPHLARAYELADGLGLFPDPGRAESRMRSFLTVYGVAQ, encoded by the coding sequence GTGAGCCTCCTGCTGCCGGGCCCCTCCGGCACGACCAGGCGCCACGAGCCCCGCGCCGACCCGCTCGCGTTCGCGCCGGGGCCGCCCGCCCGCTCCCGTACGGTCTTCGCGGCCGCGCACGTGGTGGCCGACTCCCGCGCGGACCTCGCGCCCGGCGCGCCCGCCGCCGTCGACTGGGACGCCACGCTCGCCTTCCGCCGCCATCTGTGGTCGCACGGCCTCGGCGTCGCGGAAGCCATGGACACCGCGCAGCGCGGCATGGGCCTCGACTGGCCGACGGCAGCCGAGCTGATCCGCCGAAGCGCGTTGGAGGCGGCGGCGGTTGGCGGACGCATCGCGTGCGGGGTCGGCACCGACCAGCTCGGCACCGTTCAGCTCGGCTCCGGCGGGCTCGGCTCCGGCGGGCTCGCCGAGGTGCGGGCGGCGTACGAGGACCAGCTCGCGCACGTCGAGGGCGCCGGGGCGCAGCCGATCCTGATGGCGTCGCGCGCCCTCGCGGCGGCGGCCCGTGGTGCCGAGGACTACCTCGCGGTGTACGGACACCTGCTGCGCCAGGCCTCCGCGCCGGTGATCCTGCACTGGCTCGGCCCGATGTTCGACCCGGCGCTCGACGGCTACTGGGGCTCGTCCGACCTGGCCGCCGCCACCGACACCTTCCTCGATGTCATCGCCGCCCACCCCGACAAGGTCGACGGCGTCAAGGTGTCCCTTCTGGACGCCCGTCGCGAGGTGGAGCTGAGGCGTCGCCTTCCCGAGGGCGTACGGTGCTACACGGGCGACGACTTCCACTACCCCGAGCTGATCGCGGGCGACGAACATGGCTTCAGCCACGCCCTGTTGGGAGCTTTCGACCCGCTCGGACCGCTGGCGGCCCGGGCGGTACGCCTGCTCGACGAGGGCGACACCGACGCCTTCCGCGCCGCCCTCGACCCGACGCTCGCGCTGGCCCGCCACCTCTTCGAGCCGCCGACCCGCTTCTACAAGACGGGCGTGGTGTTCCTGGCGTGGCTCGCGGGGCACCAGACGCACTTCACGATGGTCGGCGGCCTCCAGTCGGCCCGCTCGTTGCCGCATCTGGCGCGGGCGTACGAGCTGGCGGACGGGCTCGGCCTCTTCCCCGACCCCGGGCGGGCGGAGTCCCGCATGCGGTCCTTCCTCACGGTGTACGGAGTTGCCCAGTGA
- a CDS encoding DUF397 domain-containing protein codes for MKRSEQIVPNASVLTGWRKSSYSGGESGECLEVSEAYASWRKSSYSGASEGSCLEVNDAYATWRKSSYSGGSSGECLEFSDSCAACVPVRDSKNPSGPAVVFGTGAWTSFVDAVKGEALGA; via the coding sequence ATGAAGCGCAGTGAGCAGATCGTGCCCAACGCCTCGGTGCTGACCGGTTGGCGCAAGTCCAGCTACAGCGGCGGCGAGAGCGGCGAATGCCTCGAAGTGAGCGAGGCGTACGCATCCTGGCGTAAGTCCTCGTACAGCGGCGCGAGCGAAGGCAGTTGCCTCGAAGTGAACGACGCCTACGCGACCTGGCGTAAGTCGTCCTACAGCGGCGGTAGCAGCGGGGAGTGCCTGGAATTCAGCGACTCCTGCGCCGCCTGCGTGCCCGTGCGGGACAGTAAGAATCCGTCCGGGCCCGCCGTCGTGTTCGGGACCGGCGCTTGGACGTCGTTCGTGGACGCGGTCAAGGGGGAGGCGTTGGGCGCCTGA
- a CDS encoding sugar phosphate isomerase/epimerase family protein: MTVRQLSLPDLAEACVRLGVRGVGLWREPVASYGLDATSKLLRDTGLEVTSLCRGGFLTAIEPDARAAAIDDNRAAIDEAAALGTDTLVLVSGGLPPGSKDLVGARERVADALSSLAPYAAARGVRLAIEPLHPMFASDRCVVSTLGQALGIAERFPAAEVGVVVDTYHVWWDETAPEAVARAGSAGRIHAFQLADWVTPLPAGVLNGRGQLGEGAVDLAGWCGLLKEAGYAGPVEVELFNETLWTEDGVTLLTDTAHRATRLLRQPGPLPGSRPGPRETPPAQPLP; this comes from the coding sequence ATGACGGTGCGGCAGCTCTCGCTGCCGGATCTCGCCGAGGCGTGTGTGCGGCTCGGGGTGCGCGGGGTGGGCCTGTGGCGCGAACCAGTGGCGTCATACGGCCTCGACGCAACGTCAAAACTGCTGCGTGACACCGGACTTGAGGTGACCTCCCTGTGCCGGGGCGGTTTCCTCACGGCGATCGAGCCGGATGCGCGGGCGGCGGCGATCGACGACAACCGGGCCGCCATCGACGAGGCTGCGGCGCTCGGCACGGACACGCTGGTACTGGTGTCGGGCGGGCTCCCGCCCGGATCCAAGGACCTCGTGGGCGCACGCGAGCGGGTCGCCGACGCGCTGTCATCGCTCGCGCCGTACGCGGCGGCGCGGGGGGTGCGGCTGGCCATCGAGCCGCTGCATCCGATGTTCGCGTCGGACCGGTGCGTGGTGTCCACGCTCGGTCAGGCGCTGGGGATCGCGGAGCGGTTTCCGGCGGCGGAGGTGGGGGTGGTGGTCGACACGTACCACGTGTGGTGGGACGAGACGGCGCCGGAGGCGGTGGCCCGGGCGGGCTCGGCGGGGCGCATCCACGCCTTTCAGCTGGCGGACTGGGTCACACCCCTGCCGGCGGGGGTCCTGAACGGGCGGGGACAGTTGGGGGAGGGCGCGGTGGACCTGGCGGGGTGGTGCGGGTTGCTGAAGGAGGCGGGGTACGCGGGCCCGGTGGAGGTGGAGCTCTTCAACGAGACGCTGTGGACGGAAGACGGCGTGACCCTCCTGACCGACACGGCCCACCGCGCGACCCGGCTCCTGCGCCAACCCGGGCCGCTCCCGGGGTCGCGCCCCGGCCCCCGGGAGACGCCCCCCGCCCAGCCCCTCCCCTGA
- a CDS encoding LacI family DNA-binding transcriptional regulator, protein MTATLADVAARARVSPATVSRVLNGNYPVAAATRERVLRAVDELDYVLNGPASSLAAATSDLVGILVNDIADPFFGIIAGAAQGAIGEERGERGGREKLSVICNTGGSPERELTYLTLLQRQRAAAVIVTGGALEDPEHQAAVGAKLARLAEAGTRIVLCGRPPLPGDSVAATLAFDNRGGARRLAEHVVALGHRRIGYVAGPPERTTTRHRLEGHTAALEAAGIEAGRLVVHGSYDRRSGYDAAVELLRREPGLTAVVAANDTVALGVCAALRDRGRSVPDDVSVAGFGDLPFSADAVPGLTTVRLPLYAAGVRAGRLALGLAPVPPGGMATVQGELMVRASTAAPRA, encoded by the coding sequence ATGACAGCGACCCTGGCGGATGTGGCGGCCCGGGCCCGGGTGTCCCCGGCGACCGTCTCGCGCGTGCTCAACGGCAACTATCCGGTGGCCGCGGCGACCCGGGAGCGGGTGCTGCGCGCGGTCGACGAACTCGACTACGTCCTGAACGGGCCCGCGAGTTCGCTCGCCGCGGCCACGTCCGATCTGGTCGGCATCCTCGTCAACGACATCGCCGACCCGTTCTTCGGCATCATCGCGGGCGCGGCGCAGGGGGCGATCGGGGAGGAGCGCGGGGAGCGCGGGGGCCGCGAGAAGCTGTCCGTCATCTGCAACACCGGGGGCTCGCCGGAACGCGAACTCACCTATCTGACGCTGCTTCAGCGCCAGCGGGCGGCGGCCGTCATCGTGACGGGCGGGGCGCTCGAGGACCCCGAGCACCAGGCCGCCGTCGGTGCGAAGCTCGCGCGGCTCGCGGAGGCGGGCACCCGGATCGTGCTGTGCGGCCGGCCGCCGCTGCCCGGCGACAGCGTGGCCGCGACGCTCGCCTTCGACAACCGGGGAGGCGCGAGGCGGCTCGCGGAACACGTCGTCGCGCTCGGGCACCGGCGGATCGGCTACGTCGCGGGGCCGCCCGAGCGGACCACGACCCGGCACCGGCTCGAAGGGCACACGGCCGCGCTCGAAGCGGCGGGGATCGAGGCGGGGCGGCTGGTCGTGCACGGGTCCTACGACCGCCGCTCCGGGTATGACGCGGCGGTCGAACTCCTGCGCCGCGAGCCCGGGTTGACGGCGGTCGTGGCCGCGAACGACACGGTGGCGCTGGGGGTGTGCGCGGCGTTGCGGGACCGGGGTCGGTCCGTGCCCGATGACGTGTCGGTGGCGGGGTTCGGGGACCTGCCCTTCAGCGCGGACGCGGTGCCGGGGCTGACGACGGTGCGGCTTCCGCTGTATGCGGCGGGGGTGCGGGCGGGGCGGCTCGCGCTGGGGCTCGCCCCCGTGCCGCCCGGGGGGATGGCGACGGTCCAGGGCGAACTGATGGTCCGGGCGTCAACTGCGGCCCCGCGAGCCTGA
- a CDS encoding carboxymuconolactone decarboxylase family protein yields the protein MSRIEPLHPPYDPAVDQALRRWMPPGAPYEPIALFRVLHRNPELASRMFALGSGLLGHGLLPAADREIVIARATARAGCGYEWGVHAASLARQAGLTPRQLKATTDPDPTADVTWLPRHVALLGAVDELHDTARLSQPAWDALRAHYEDAQLLELLVLAGWYRTISYLANGLDLPAEPWGTPFPSR from the coding sequence ATGTCACGCATCGAACCGCTCCACCCGCCGTACGACCCCGCCGTGGACCAGGCGCTCCGCCGCTGGATGCCACCTGGCGCGCCGTACGAGCCGATCGCACTGTTCCGGGTCCTGCACCGCAACCCCGAACTCGCTTCCCGCATGTTCGCCCTGGGCTCCGGCCTGCTGGGGCACGGACTGCTCCCCGCCGCCGACCGCGAGATCGTCATCGCCCGGGCGACCGCGCGCGCCGGCTGCGGCTACGAATGGGGCGTCCACGCGGCGTCCCTCGCCCGGCAGGCCGGACTCACCCCGAGGCAGCTCAAGGCGACCACCGACCCCGACCCCACGGCGGACGTCACCTGGCTGCCGCGCCATGTGGCCCTGCTCGGCGCGGTCGACGAACTGCACGACACCGCGCGCCTCTCGCAACCCGCGTGGGATGCCCTGCGCGCCCACTACGAGGACGCGCAGCTGCTCGAACTCCTCGTGCTGGCCGGCTGGTACCGGACCATCAGCTACCTGGCCAACGGGCTCGACCTCCCGGCAGAGCCCTGGGGTACGCCGTTCCCGTCCCGGTGA
- a CDS encoding S28 family serine protease yields MRKALRWLLSLVVLIGTMTATTATAGAATAAEPDIKDRILAIPGMSLIQEKPYAGYRYFVLNFTQPVDHHNPYSRATFKQRITVLHKDTDRPTVMYTSGYDVSTNPGRTEPTQLVDGNQVSVEYRYFPQSRPTPADWSKDDIWQAASDQHAIFKALKPIYSKNWLTTGASKGGMTATYYKRFYPRDMDGVVAYVAPDDVVNNEDSAYDRFLATVGTKECRDKLAGVQREALVRRAPLEQKYQAYAAANGYTFKTIGSLDKAYEAVVLDYVWGFWQYHLLAECATIPADAAHASDQAIWDSIDTISGFSFYTDQGLAPYTAYYYQAGTQLGSPTIKQPWLGKLSRYGYQPPRNFVPRDIPMRFQPWAMRDVDTWVKHHADHMLYVYGQNDPWGAERFSLGAGARDSYVYTVPGGNHGSKVALLPSAQKSSATASILRWAGLNANASKPAPFDAKLDAPALTKEPALRP; encoded by the coding sequence ATGCGCAAGGCGCTCAGATGGCTGCTGTCGCTCGTCGTGCTGATAGGCACGATGACCGCGACCACGGCCACGGCAGGGGCGGCCACCGCCGCCGAGCCGGACATCAAGGACCGCATCCTGGCGATACCCGGGATGAGCCTCATCCAGGAGAAGCCGTACGCCGGCTACCGCTACTTCGTACTGAACTTCACGCAGCCGGTCGACCACCACAACCCGTACAGCAGGGCCACGTTCAAGCAGCGGATCACCGTGCTGCACAAGGACACCGACCGCCCGACGGTGATGTACACCAGCGGCTACGACGTGTCGACCAACCCCGGCCGCACCGAGCCGACGCAGCTCGTCGACGGCAACCAGGTCTCCGTCGAGTACCGCTACTTCCCCCAGTCGCGGCCCACGCCCGCCGACTGGTCCAAGGACGACATCTGGCAGGCGGCCAGCGACCAGCACGCCATCTTCAAGGCCCTCAAGCCGATCTACTCCAAGAACTGGCTGACCACCGGCGCGTCCAAGGGTGGCATGACCGCCACGTACTACAAGCGGTTCTACCCGCGCGACATGGACGGCGTCGTCGCGTACGTCGCGCCCGACGACGTGGTGAACAACGAGGACTCGGCCTACGACCGGTTCCTCGCGACGGTCGGCACCAAGGAGTGCCGCGACAAGCTGGCGGGCGTCCAGCGCGAGGCGCTGGTGCGGCGCGCGCCGCTGGAGCAGAAGTACCAGGCGTACGCGGCGGCCAACGGCTACACCTTCAAGACCATCGGCTCGCTCGACAAGGCGTACGAGGCGGTCGTCCTCGACTACGTGTGGGGCTTTTGGCAGTACCACCTGCTCGCCGAGTGCGCCACGATCCCGGCGGACGCGGCGCACGCGAGCGACCAGGCGATCTGGGACTCCATCGACACGATCTCCGGGTTCTCCTTCTACACCGACCAGGGTCTCGCGCCCTACACGGCGTACTACTACCAGGCCGGTACGCAGCTGGGCTCGCCCACGATCAAGCAACCGTGGCTGGGCAAGCTCAGCCGGTACGGGTACCAGCCGCCGCGCAACTTCGTGCCGCGCGACATCCCCATGCGGTTCCAGCCGTGGGCGATGCGGGACGTCGACACGTGGGTCAAGCACCACGCGGACCACATGCTGTACGTGTACGGGCAGAACGACCCCTGGGGCGCCGAGCGGTTCTCCCTCGGGGCGGGGGCGCGTGACTCCTACGTCTACACCGTGCCGGGCGGCAACCACGGCTCGAAGGTGGCTCTGCTCCCCTCCGCGCAGAAGTCCTCGGCCACGGCCTCCATTCTCCGCTGGGCGGGCCTGAACGCGAACGCGTCGAAGCCGGCCCCCTTCGACGCGAAGCTGGACGCCCCGGCCCTGACGAAGGAGCCCGCGCTGCGTCCCTGA
- a CDS encoding EamA family transporter has translation MRPVHILLAVLVTAVWGVNFVVIDVGLGHFPPLLFSALRFLVAALPAVFFVGRPKVAWKWIVAVGLVLGVAKFGLLFIGMSQGMPAGLSSLVLQVQAVFTTVVAMVVLGERVVGVRLLGMGVALAGITVAGVDEGTSGPLLGFALTVGAAACWGVSNVLTRKAAPPDALNFMVWVSVVPVLPLLALSLLFERPARDADALAGLDWSGAGALVYVAWISTVFGFAAWGMLLRRYPASSVAPFSLLVPVFGMSSAALLLGEPVTGARWCAAALLVGGVALTSLPRRSGVTAVPRPRAQPVDAVPVSRAR, from the coding sequence ATGCGTCCCGTACACATCCTGCTCGCCGTCCTCGTCACCGCCGTCTGGGGGGTGAACTTCGTCGTCATCGACGTGGGGCTCGGCCATTTCCCGCCGCTGCTCTTCTCCGCACTGCGCTTCCTGGTCGCGGCACTGCCCGCCGTGTTCTTCGTGGGGCGGCCCAAGGTCGCCTGGAAGTGGATCGTGGCGGTGGGACTTGTGCTCGGGGTGGCGAAGTTCGGGCTGCTGTTCATCGGGATGAGCCAGGGGATGCCGGCGGGCCTGTCCTCGCTGGTCCTCCAGGTGCAGGCGGTGTTCACGACGGTGGTGGCGATGGTGGTCCTGGGCGAACGCGTCGTCGGCGTACGTCTGTTGGGGATGGGGGTCGCGCTCGCGGGGATCACGGTGGCGGGGGTGGACGAGGGGACGAGCGGGCCGCTGCTCGGGTTCGCGCTGACAGTGGGCGCGGCGGCGTGCTGGGGCGTGTCGAACGTCCTGACCCGCAAGGCGGCCCCGCCCGACGCGCTCAACTTCATGGTGTGGGTGTCCGTCGTCCCCGTACTCCCGCTGCTCGCCCTCTCCCTCCTCTTCGAGCGCCCGGCGCGCGACGCGGACGCGCTGGCCGGGCTCGACTGGAGCGGGGCGGGGGCGCTGGTGTACGTGGCGTGGATCAGCACGGTGTTCGGGTTCGCCGCGTGGGGAATGCTGCTGCGCCGCTACCCGGCGTCGTCGGTGGCACCGTTCAGCCTGCTGGTGCCGGTCTTCGGCATGTCGTCGGCCGCGCTCCTGCTGGGCGAGCCGGTGACAGGGGCGCGGTGGTGCGCGGCGGCTCTGCTGGTGGGCGGGGTCGCCCTGACGTCGCTGCCCCGGCGGTCGGGGGTGACTGCCGTGCCACGACCGCGCGCTCAGCCCGTGGACGCGGTCCCGGTCAGCCGGGCCAGGTAG
- a CDS encoding Gfo/Idh/MocA family oxidoreductase: protein MTSRRTVRIAMNGVTGRMGYRQHLVRSLLALRDRGGLDLGDGTTLWPEPVLVGRRDHALKAMADRHGLSEWSTDLDAVLADPGIDIYFDAQVTSAREEAIGKAIAAGKHIYTEKPTATGLAGALDLARRARAAGVKHGVVQDKLFLPGLLKLKRLLDGGFFGQVLSVRGEFGYWVFEGDWQSAQRPSWNYRREDGGGIVVDMFPHWEYVLHELFGRVTSVTAQTATHIPRRWDEQGEPYAATADDAAYGIFQLEGGVIAQINSSWAVRVHRDELVEFQVDGTEGSAVAGLRNCRVQHRSSTPKPVWNPDLPATEPFRAQWQEVPDNVTFDNGFKAQWELFLRHVALDEPYHWDLLAGARGVQLAELGLRSCAEGRRLDVPEIAL from the coding sequence ATGACGTCACGCAGGACCGTGCGGATCGCCATGAACGGCGTCACCGGACGCATGGGTTACCGCCAGCACCTCGTACGCTCCCTCCTCGCCCTGCGCGACCGGGGCGGCCTCGATCTCGGCGACGGCACCACGCTGTGGCCCGAGCCGGTCCTGGTCGGCCGGCGCGACCACGCGCTCAAGGCGATGGCCGACCGGCACGGCCTGAGCGAGTGGTCCACCGACCTCGACGCGGTCCTCGCCGACCCGGGCATCGACATCTACTTCGACGCCCAGGTGACGTCCGCCCGCGAAGAGGCGATCGGCAAGGCCATCGCGGCGGGCAAGCACATCTACACCGAGAAGCCCACCGCGACGGGCCTCGCGGGCGCGCTGGACCTGGCCCGGCGCGCCCGCGCGGCCGGCGTCAAGCACGGCGTGGTGCAGGACAAGCTGTTCCTGCCGGGCCTGCTCAAGCTGAAGCGCCTGCTGGACGGCGGCTTCTTCGGCCAAGTGCTGTCCGTGCGAGGCGAGTTCGGCTACTGGGTCTTCGAGGGCGACTGGCAGAGCGCGCAGCGTCCGTCCTGGAACTACCGGCGCGAGGACGGCGGCGGCATCGTCGTCGACATGTTCCCGCACTGGGAGTACGTGCTGCACGAGCTGTTCGGCCGGGTCACTTCCGTCACCGCGCAGACCGCCACCCACATCCCCCGGCGCTGGGACGAGCAAGGCGAGCCGTACGCGGCGACCGCCGACGACGCGGCGTACGGGATCTTCCAGCTGGAGGGCGGCGTGATCGCCCAGATCAACTCCTCGTGGGCGGTCCGCGTCCACCGCGACGAGCTCGTGGAGTTCCAGGTGGACGGAACGGAGGGCTCGGCCGTCGCCGGGCTGCGCAACTGCCGCGTGCAACACCGGAGTTCGACGCCGAAGCCGGTGTGGAACCCCGACCTCCCCGCCACCGAGCCCTTCCGCGCGCAGTGGCAGGAGGTGCCGGACAACGTCACGTTCGACAACGGGTTCAAGGCGCAGTGGGAGCTGTTCCTGCGCCACGTCGCGCTGGACGAGCCCTACCACTGGGACCTGCTGGCGGGCGCGCGCGGCGTGCAGCTCGCGGAGCTCGGCCTGCGCTCCTGCGCCGAGGGCCGCCGCCTCGACGTGCCGGAGATCGCGCTGTGA
- a CDS encoding sugar phosphate isomerase/epimerase family protein yields the protein MKLALSTLGLPGTPLPAVADLTARAGYHGVELRTHPEEPVHPALDAAQRASVARTFEAAGLDILALATYARVADPDDTTDLTQLIELASDLGARYLRVFPGGAGKDTPAADIRTEDDLAVRRLAEAAPLAHRNGVRVLLETHDSHRTGRATARVLDRVDHDGVGALWDVMHTWLGGETPEESFTHLSPHLGYTQVKDIASAEDTTPLPLGAGVLPLAACVAHLPPEGWLCWEYEKRWYPLATPLPALLQPGHAYLARLTGTASTG from the coding sequence ATGAAGCTCGCCCTCTCCACCCTGGGCCTCCCCGGCACCCCCCTTCCCGCCGTCGCGGATCTGACCGCCCGAGCCGGCTACCACGGCGTGGAACTCCGCACCCACCCCGAAGAACCCGTCCACCCCGCCCTGGACGCCGCGCAGCGCGCATCCGTGGCCCGCACCTTCGAGGCGGCCGGCCTCGACATCCTCGCTCTCGCCACCTACGCCCGGGTCGCGGACCCCGACGACACCACCGATCTCACCCAACTCATCGAGCTGGCAAGCGATCTGGGCGCGCGGTACCTCCGCGTCTTCCCGGGCGGCGCCGGAAAGGACACCCCCGCCGCGGACATCCGGACCGAGGACGACCTCGCCGTACGCCGTCTCGCGGAAGCCGCCCCCCTCGCCCACCGCAACGGCGTCCGCGTCCTCCTGGAAACCCACGACTCCCACCGCACCGGCAGAGCCACCGCCCGTGTCCTGGACCGAGTGGACCACGACGGCGTGGGCGCGCTCTGGGACGTCATGCACACCTGGCTCGGCGGCGAGACCCCGGAGGAGTCCTTCACCCACCTCTCGCCCCACCTCGGCTACACCCAGGTCAAGGACATCGCCTCCGCCGAGGACACCACCCCGCTCCCCCTCGGCGCCGGCGTACTCCCCCTCGCCGCGTGCGTCGCCCATCTCCCGCCGGAGGGCTGGCTGTGCTGGGAGTACGAAAAGCGCTGGTACCCCCTGGCCACCCCCCTCCCCGCCCTCCTCCAGCCAGGCCACGCCTACCTGGCCCGGCTGACCGGGACCGCGTCCACGGGCTGA
- a CDS encoding helix-turn-helix transcriptional regulator yields MAIEDNPVSRIRYGEELKARREAAGLTQEELSRLVMMSRTHIAHIEAGRRRPDIEDARRLDVVLKTDGFFERFLPTLDGRQVAEHFEEALEFEGQATVIREYAPKLVPGILQTESYAREVLSSGHPPKSNTERDRLLVTRLERARILETFDVPVVWTLLDEAVLRRPIGGPSVMCEQLRHILTLGEYRRIRVHVLPFAVGAHAILEGFVSLMWFTDLPPIAYVEGLKTGRVWELPSVVRQCQEVYDHALGDALSHRKSLALIRSVAEDYEHEAQ; encoded by the coding sequence GTGGCGATCGAGGACAACCCGGTATCCCGTATCCGGTACGGAGAAGAACTCAAGGCCCGGCGCGAGGCCGCCGGTCTCACCCAGGAAGAGCTCAGCCGACTTGTCATGATGTCCCGCACGCACATCGCCCACATCGAGGCGGGGCGAAGGCGGCCGGACATCGAGGACGCGCGCCGCCTCGACGTGGTGCTGAAGACTGATGGGTTCTTCGAGCGGTTCTTGCCGACCCTGGACGGGCGTCAGGTCGCTGAACACTTCGAGGAGGCGCTGGAGTTCGAGGGCCAGGCGACGGTCATCCGGGAGTACGCGCCCAAGCTGGTTCCGGGCATCTTGCAGACAGAGTCGTATGCGCGCGAAGTGCTCAGCTCGGGGCACCCTCCCAAGAGCAACACGGAACGCGATCGTCTCCTCGTCACGCGGCTGGAACGCGCCCGCATCCTCGAAACCTTCGACGTGCCTGTCGTGTGGACGCTGTTGGACGAGGCAGTGCTGCGACGACCTATAGGCGGTCCGTCCGTGATGTGCGAGCAGCTACGGCACATCTTGACGCTGGGTGAATATCGGCGAATTCGCGTGCACGTGCTCCCGTTTGCGGTGGGCGCCCACGCCATTCTGGAAGGGTTCGTCTCGCTCATGTGGTTCACAGACCTCCCGCCCATCGCGTACGTCGAAGGGTTGAAGACGGGCCGAGTCTGGGAGCTTCCGTCCGTGGTGAGGCAGTGCCAGGAAGTCTACGATCACGCCCTGGGGGACGCACTGTCGCACCGGAAGTCCCTAGCGCTGATCAGGTCTGTAGCGGAGGATTACGAACATGAAGCGCAGTGA